In Stigmatopora nigra isolate UIUO_SnigA chromosome 5, RoL_Snig_1.1, whole genome shotgun sequence, the genomic window TAATTCTGCCCAGTGCTCTTCTAACTCTCTTGCTAAGAAGAAATAAACCAGCTCCCGAAAAAAAGAAGTGACACCCATATGCAGCATGTTCTTTGCTGTACGGGAACAATTATTACTACCTTTTCTCTCTTTATCATTTTGAAGTAAACTTAGGGTTACCTGTCTGTACCATATAAAAACATgagaaataaaatcctgttcattAATCaggattttcaaaaaatattattaatattgttgttattttttaactggACACAACTAACAATGTGCATTCTCTTTCCTTACCACAGGGGAAGTCATACCAGTTTTTGCAGAGTTTGACAATTCCACATCGCGGTCCATTGTGCCCAAAGCTTTCATCACTCAAACTCAGACCTTCATCGCCCGTGGCACCATGAAGCAGAAACGCTCCGTGGTGGCCACGTTGAGTGGCGACATGGTGGGCGCCAGGTGCAGGGAGACATGGCACGGTCGCGCTATCAAGATCCCGCCCGTGGGTCCGTCCATCCTCCAATGCCGCATCATTAAAGTGGAATACATGTTAAAGGTGAGCTAAGTTACCCTATCTGCCTTTTTGGTCTGTTTTAGAGCTGCCTCCCGTACAGAACTGACTGGTATTTGTCCCCCTGTCTTTGTTCCACAGGTGTGCGTTGATGTCCCCGGAAACTCCAAGCTATTTCTTGAGCTGCCTTTAGTCATCGGCACAATTCCACTCCATCCGTTTGGAAGCAGGACTTCGAGTGTCAGCAGCCAGTACAGCGTCAATTTGGATTGGCTGCGTATGGCCATCCCGGAGCAGCCTGAGCGTAAGTTTTATTCATTGTATAGACTTGAGTAGTCATACTACAAAGTATGTGTAGTATGTTGGCAAGATATTATGAGTCaattcatcaatttttttcaacaagCTGTATTTGTCGGACTATAATTTACACCTGAGGAATGTGGTGCCAGGCAAAAAATGCTCaattaagagaaaaaatggattttatagGGATTTTATTTAATTAGAGACAAAGAACACAAATTGTAcattatagtaataataaaacagaaaccAATCTTACAGCCTTTTCACAGCTATTAACAAAAATAGGCCATTATAAGTCGCATTATTCAAAAAGTGTGACATACGGTCGAGAAAATATAGATTCATGATTTTAGTTCATACAAAATAATTTCAGCGAAGAGAAAAGTGGTCTGATTCATCAAATTATCAATTGATGCCAAGTTGAATCAGCATTTTGGCATTTAGTAGCCCAGTGACCCAATGCCAACACATAAAAGCACACTCTTCTGATGAGATTCCTTCATTTGCTAATGCAAAAATAGGCAGTGAAAAGTTATCATGTATTTCAAATGCAGTGCTGAGGCGGCATTTGGACTTGTTCTGCTTTGGGTCAGACCAGTTTAGTAAAAATGTTGCCTATGTGCACACAGCTCCTCCAGAGTACAGCTCTGTCGTAGCGGATGGGGAGGCCGAACAGTGCGGTGGTGATGGCGGCAGCAACGCGGCGCCCCCTCAGCCGGCAGAAGACCTGAGCGGGATCCTCGAGCGGCCCCTCATGGCTTTTGTGCAGGAGTTCCGTTTCCGACCTCCGCCTGTGTACAGCGAGGTGAGACTGCCAACTGAATTGACCACACGATAGTCAAAAAGATGTTGACTTTTCTACAAATTTGGTTTCCGCTGTCAGTAGAATGTTGGGTTCACATCATACTTACAAtggaaaatttatatttttaatttaatccaacTTGCATGGTATACACcaaagggtgtcagattcgggttgttttaacgtcaacttgatttcacatgggccagaccattttagatctaatatttagattatttttatacatggattaaataaactggattaaaagtcctgaatacttagttttatagatctaaaactatgttttttgtgcttttttaaatatatttttagactttacaaaatgatttttgaactaaaaagacagaaaaaaatggattaaaaaatgacaattattgatttaaaggtgaaaatcaggaaattcaatatacatctatactactcattttaatttgatcctaaaacagaaagtcggcacgcatgatttactttcccgggccacacaaaatgatgcggtgggccagatttggccccttggccgccactttgacacatgtgatatACACCCTGCATATGCATTTTTAGTTGGAAAGTTCTCCATTGCCATTGCTTATTTTcaacccattaaaaaaaaacaatgtttcccCTTTTAATGTAGAACTTGGCTTTACATGGATTCTCTTTATTTCTACAGGTCGATCCCAATCCTCAGCCTTTAAATATGAGGCCTCGCTGCATGACGTGCTGAACTGCAAGAGCCTGCCGGAGTATCGAGCGATTTTGATTAATCCCGTGAATCAGGAGATCTATCTGATTCTTCCTCTTTGAAAAGTGGCGACTGGTGGTACCTGTGTCACTAAGAGACTGCGGTGAACGCCACAAGGGAAAGATGGCGGCGCCGCCACAACTGGGGGTTTGGACAGAGGAGCAACCCCCTGCTTTGTTTCCAGTCTTTACGTGGACTCTTTGCGGTTCTGCTAAGATGGAAGCAGTGGCTATGCATCAGTGATttttatctgtatttttttgaaatcctGGTGAGCTGAGCTACAAACACTTCCTAATCAACAATTCCCTCGCCTGCATTGAGATTTTAAGGAATTTGGGACACGTTTTGAGGGGATGAGGTCAAGTGCCTTCTTGTAAATGGATATGTTTACAATCACGTTGTCATCTCTGAAAGGTATAAAGAGAAGTGCAATTATTGTTCAGTCTTTACGTCCATTTTAACGGGCTATACAATTAAAGCCTATATACATGGTTAATCAAGCACATACTGTAAATGAAAGTGTATTGATGGTCGGAGAAAGACGTGTTTCATGCATGCAGTAAGAAACCTGTAAAAGGGAAAAGAACATATGCCTTAAACATCCGTTGTTAAAGAGGAAGTTGTtaggaagaagagaaaaaaaaatgaacaaaaacagttGTGTTGCGCAACATGGAAAAGCCAGATAGTGAATGTTGAGTTTTGTTAGCAGAAAGaaagaattttgttttttaaaagtgcGCAAAGATAAGCTGATAAGCTCCCCTAGCTGCTAATAAAAAAGGAGGCGATACAGACCTCTGAACGGTTTGGTTGGTAGCTTTTGATGGGAGCCAGATGCCTTGTTGCCTCTGAACCACTTCGGGAAGATACACcagaaaaatggcttaaaacTAGCTTTAAGCCAGAGTTGCCTCTGGAGTGTACAGACAGAGAACATTCCAAAAGTGACTCTGGGATTATAACTTTTCctcattttccaaaaatatcATAAGGGTAATGAGCAGTAAAAGAAATCTTCAGGGTCAGCTATATCATGCCATTGTCATGCT contains:
- the arrdc2 gene encoding arrestin domain-containing protein 2 isoform X3 produces the protein MTLNPIKSFKLELDGEGDAAFTAGEVVSGQVLLELRRDTKVDSMKVQGRGVATAHWLENRGMNSVYNDYTSRFTYFRKRQHLIRDNGEVTILPAGRHEFPFSFQLPEETLVTSFEGKHGSIRYWVKVKLHRPWATVRKIKKEFTVIEPIDINTPALLAPQAGTKDKMARTWYRNFGQVSVTAKIDRKGYTPGEVIPVFAEFDNSTSRSIVPKAFITQTQTFIARGTMKQKRSVVATLSGDMVGARCRETWHGRAIKIPPVGPSILQCRIIKVEYMLKVCVDVPGNSKLFLELPLVIGTIPLHPFGSRTSSVSSQYSVNLDWLRMAIPEQPEPPPEYSSVVADGEAEQCGGDGGSNAAPPQPAEDLSGILERPLMAFVQEFRFRPPPVYSEVDPNPQPLNMRPRCMTC
- the arrdc2 gene encoding arrestin domain-containing protein 2 isoform X1 — protein: MHSLLQLSSVLRENSPCTAEMTLNPIKSFKLELDGEGDAAFTAGEVVSGQVLLELRRDTKVDSMKVQGRGVATAHWLENRGMNSVYNDYTSRFTYFRKRQHLIRDNGEVTILPAGRHEFPFSFQLPEETLVTSFEGKHGSIRYWVKVKLHRPWATVRKIKKEFTVIEPIDINTPALLAPQAGTKDKMARTWYRNFGQVSVTAKIDRKGYTPGEVIPVFAEFDNSTSRSIVPKAFITQTQTFIARGTMKQKRSVVATLSGDMVGARCRETWHGRAIKIPPVGPSILQCRIIKVEYMLKVCVDVPGNSKLFLELPLVIGTIPLHPFGSRTSSVSSQYSVNLDWLRMAIPEQPEPPPEYSSVVADGEAEQCGGDGGSNAAPPQPAEDLSGILERPLMAFVQEFRFRPPPVYSEVDPNPQPLNMRPRCMTC
- the arrdc2 gene encoding arrestin domain-containing protein 2 isoform X2, whose product is MIFDKLKKLDIVFDAPEVDCPPVYSSGDVVSGRVVLDLTGETRVDSLKLHAEGFAKVHWTESRSAGSSTAYTQNYSDEVEYLNRREVLLQADNGEVTILPAGRHEFPFSFQLPEETLVTSFEGKHGSIRYWVKVKLHRPWATVRKIKKEFTVIEPIDINTPALLAPQAGTKDKMARTWYRNFGQVSVTAKIDRKGYTPGEVIPVFAEFDNSTSRSIVPKAFITQTQTFIARGTMKQKRSVVATLSGDMVGARCRETWHGRAIKIPPVGPSILQCRIIKVEYMLKVCVDVPGNSKLFLELPLVIGTIPLHPFGSRTSSVSSQYSVNLDWLRMAIPEQPEPPPEYSSVVADGEAEQCGGDGGSNAAPPQPAEDLSGILERPLMAFVQEFRFRPPPVYSEVDPNPQPLNMRPRCMTC